A genomic region of Nitrospirota bacterium contains the following coding sequences:
- a CDS encoding diguanylate cyclase — MGVLANRGAERALAMWSPTAAYLSSRIPQHSFAIVPLTFDEVKEAVRDRKVDFVITNSADYVSMETLYGASRILTLRNREDGSSYTRFGGVIFTRADRSGIRDLADLKGKTFTAVGRSSFGGWLMAQRELKRSGIDPYRHFAAVRFSGTHDAVVKAVLSGAADAGTVRTGILERMAKEGRVALRDIRILNPRSSAGFPFLHSTMLYPEWPIAKMKDTTDEQAKAVALALLTMREESPAARAAGIAGWTIPLDYQPVHDCLRELKAGPYKELGTVSPADVLLAYWHWFAFAVAALVIMAATTIAVLRLNRQLRSSRAALERTRSTLELRVQERTDALEKANAELRQEIIERTLAEDALRKSEERYRDLFEHADDLIQCVAPDGRFQYVNEAWLRALGYRSEELRALTIFDVIHPDCHDHCSEIFRRILSGESFSSIEVTFVTKSGETIIVEGSVNCNLDDNKPVATRGIFRDVTERKMMEARLKELAERDPLTNILNRRKLYDLLDTEVQRALRYRKHLSLILFDIDDFKRVNDTFGHAEGDMVLITIASIVQGAIRKSDIFARFGGEEFIILAPETALDGAYELADKVRKAVESYLFPRIGRVTVSIGVAGYHGNDSTDSFIKRADDALYRAKGSGKNRIVSIAIS; from the coding sequence ATCGGAGTTCTTGCCAATAGAGGCGCGGAGAGGGCTCTGGCCATGTGGTCTCCCACCGCCGCGTATCTCTCTTCCAGGATACCGCAGCACTCGTTTGCCATCGTGCCCCTCACCTTCGATGAGGTCAAGGAAGCGGTGCGGGACCGGAAGGTCGATTTTGTCATTACCAACAGCGCCGACTATGTCTCCATGGAGACCCTGTACGGCGCCAGCAGGATTCTCACCTTGAGGAATAGGGAGGACGGCAGCAGCTACACGCGCTTCGGCGGGGTGATCTTCACGAGAGCGGACCGTTCCGGGATCAGGGACCTTGCCGATCTTAAAGGGAAAACTTTTACGGCTGTCGGAAGGAGCTCGTTCGGCGGCTGGCTGATGGCCCAGCGCGAGCTGAAGCGCTCCGGGATCGATCCTTACCGCCACTTCGCGGCAGTGCGTTTCAGCGGAACACACGATGCGGTCGTAAAGGCGGTGCTGAGCGGCGCCGCCGACGCAGGGACCGTCCGCACCGGGATTCTCGAGCGGATGGCGAAGGAAGGACGTGTAGCGCTCCGGGACATTCGCATTCTCAACCCCCGGAGCTCCGCCGGCTTTCCCTTTCTCCACAGCACCATGCTCTACCCGGAGTGGCCGATAGCAAAGATGAAGGACACCACCGACGAGCAGGCGAAAGCGGTGGCCCTTGCCCTGCTCACCATGCGCGAAGAGAGCCCCGCAGCACGGGCGGCCGGCATCGCGGGATGGACGATCCCCCTCGACTATCAGCCTGTTCACGACTGCCTGAGAGAGCTCAAGGCCGGGCCTTATAAGGAGCTCGGAACGGTGAGTCCTGCAGACGTGCTGCTGGCGTACTGGCACTGGTTCGCCTTCGCTGTCGCAGCGCTGGTGATCATGGCCGCTACGACGATAGCAGTGCTGAGGCTGAACCGGCAGCTGCGGAGCTCGCGGGCAGCGCTGGAGCGCACCCGGAGCACTCTCGAGCTGAGAGTGCAGGAGCGCACCGATGCCCTGGAAAAGGCGAATGCCGAGCTCCGGCAGGAAATCATCGAACGTACGCTGGCGGAGGACGCGCTCAGGAAGAGCGAGGAGCGCTACCGTGACCTCTTCGAGCATGCGGACGATCTCATCCAGTGCGTTGCTCCCGACGGAAGGTTCCAATACGTCAACGAGGCGTGGCTGAGGGCGCTCGGCTACAGGAGTGAGGAGCTCCGGGCCCTGACCATCTTCGATGTCATTCATCCCGATTGCCATGACCACTGCAGCGAGATATTCCGGCGTATTCTCTCGGGAGAGAGCTTCAGCTCCATCGAGGTCACCTTCGTCACCAAGAGCGGTGAAACGATCATTGTCGAGGGGAGCGTCAACTGCAATCTCGACGACAATAAGCCCGTCGCGACCAGGGGGATATTCCGTGACGTTACCGAGCGGAAGATGATGGAGGCGCGGCTGAAGGAGCTTGCGGAGAGAGACCCGCTCACCAATATTCTTAACCGCAGGAAGCTCTACGACCTGCTGGACACCGAGGTCCAGCGGGCACTGCGCTATCGCAAGCACCTCTCGCTTATCCTCTTCGATATCGACGACTTCAAAAGGGTGAATGACACCTTCGGCCACGCCGAAGGAGACATGGTGCTCATCACCATCGCCTCCATTGTCCAGGGCGCCATACGGAAGTCGGATATCTTCGCCCGGTTCGGCGGCGAGGAGTTCATCATCCTCGCCCCGGAAACAGCCCTCGACGGAGCGTACGAGCTCGCCGATAAGGTGCGGAAAGCCGTAGAGAGTTACCTGTTCCCCCGCATAGGACGGGTGACGGTGAGCATCGGCGTGGCCGGCTACCACGGCAACGACAGTACCGACAGCTTCATAAAGCGGGCGGATGATGCCCTCTACCGGGCGAAGGGGAGCGGGAAGAACAGGATCGTGAGCATAGCGATTTCGTAA
- a CDS encoding radical SAM protein translates to MTCYLSPHCVLKWLETPSVYDLFADELYELDREAFSFLQACAAPGGGDGSAVDKAFLDYCIGEGIIGAVPCRRERPPVRPSPAPSLRYLELQITDRCNLQCGHCYIGRSGDRELPLDALTRVLDEFETVQGLRLLITGGEPLLHRRFDDINRLLPRYAFRKVLFTNGLLLDRARMRGLAVEEVQFSVDGMEQGHDALRGQGAYRKVMRAVEETLAEGFSVSVATMVHRGNLHEFDAMEARFTALGIKDWTVDAPCAAGSLKEHSLLQVSPREAGRYLNYGFGAGLHGGGEGFACGLHLLSVLADGRIAKCAFYADAPLGTLAEGLQECWSRLVPVKLADLECAALSCAVIEQCRGGCRYRAAVTGSEDSYAGTGERPDALSMRRDLYRCHAYDII, encoded by the coding sequence ATGACCTGCTATCTTTCGCCGCACTGCGTGCTCAAATGGCTCGAAACCCCTTCCGTATACGATCTGTTCGCCGATGAGCTTTACGAGCTCGATCGAGAGGCCTTCTCGTTCCTCCAGGCCTGCGCTGCTCCCGGGGGCGGCGACGGCAGCGCCGTCGATAAGGCCTTTCTGGATTACTGCATCGGGGAAGGGATTATCGGCGCTGTGCCGTGCAGGCGCGAAAGGCCGCCGGTCAGGCCCTCTCCAGCGCCTTCGCTGCGCTATCTCGAGCTCCAGATCACCGATCGCTGCAACCTGCAATGCGGGCATTGCTATATCGGCAGGTCCGGGGACAGGGAGCTCCCTCTCGATGCCCTAACGCGGGTTCTGGACGAATTCGAGACAGTGCAGGGCCTCCGCCTCCTCATCACCGGCGGCGAGCCGCTGCTCCACCGCAGGTTCGACGATATCAACCGGCTCCTGCCGCGCTACGCGTTCAGGAAGGTCCTCTTTACGAACGGGCTTCTTCTGGACAGGGCGCGTATGAGGGGTCTCGCCGTCGAGGAGGTCCAGTTCAGCGTCGACGGTATGGAGCAGGGCCATGATGCGCTGCGAGGGCAGGGCGCCTACCGGAAGGTAATGCGGGCTGTCGAGGAAACGCTGGCAGAGGGGTTTTCGGTCTCGGTCGCCACCATGGTGCACCGAGGGAACCTGCATGAGTTCGATGCCATGGAAGCTCGTTTCACCGCTCTCGGCATCAAGGACTGGACCGTCGATGCTCCGTGCGCTGCGGGCTCACTGAAAGAGCATTCACTCTTGCAGGTGAGTCCCCGCGAGGCCGGCAGGTATCTCAACTACGGGTTCGGCGCGGGGCTGCACGGCGGAGGGGAGGGATTCGCCTGCGGTCTGCACCTCCTGTCGGTCCTTGCCGACGGGCGGATCGCCAAATGCGCCTTCTACGCCGATGCCCCCCTCGGCACGCTCGCCGAGGGGCTGCAGGAGTGCTGGTCCCGGCTCGTCCCGGTCAAGCTGGCGGATCTCGAGTGCGCTGCGCTCTCCTGTGCGGTCATCGAGCAGTGCAGGGGAGGATGCCGGTACCGGGCAGCGGTAACGGGCAGTGAGGACTCATATGCCGGCACAGGAGAGCGCCCTGACGCTCTCAGCATGCGGCGCGACCTCTACCGGTGTCATGCGTATGATATAATTTAG
- a CDS encoding HDOD domain-containing protein, which translates to MQQESRQSTIKDVILARLQQHSDFPAMSSTISLLNQFRSSEETSVSEFANVILRDYALTSKILKIVNSVNYSQFGEVTTISRAIILLGFENIKNLALTLMLFDHMQKNSAHTEHLNSMVQSLYSAVLGQKIAYGINFPDKEEAFICALFHTFGRIMVAFALPRKMEEIKEMSRERRCTGDAAALALLGARFEDIGMAIAREWHFPHKIVYSMHRMRGQEILPNPSDLDKLNSIATLANELAAILATSADRTDADRKIDELLKTFRNHFGEMKDKVMSWLGASIQDMTEFSAIFDLGMKDIAFNRQLVKWSDTTAPSDARIVTEPPRDDFISDSLKTIDVIFESERADTPESIFTKGIQDINNSILSNFSLNDIIRIVLETMYRGMQLSGRSKALFLIKDPHASLMQIRFGFGSDIEELKKWLKITYGDAGDIFTMAIVKQNDLVVKDMDAPDIRKLLPAWYRSRAADGIFLVLLPIIINSKPIGMFYVEGEREGFQRISGGHLSYLKILRDQTVMAIRQKQGY; encoded by the coding sequence GTGCAGCAGGAGAGCAGACAGAGTACCATAAAAGACGTCATCCTGGCGCGCCTTCAGCAGCACAGCGACTTCCCGGCCATGTCGAGCACCATCAGCCTGCTCAACCAGTTCAGATCGTCCGAGGAGACCTCGGTTTCGGAGTTCGCCAATGTCATCCTGCGGGACTATGCGCTCACCTCGAAGATCCTGAAGATCGTCAACAGCGTCAACTACTCGCAGTTCGGCGAGGTGACGACCATTTCGCGGGCCATCATCCTCCTCGGCTTCGAGAACATCAAGAATCTCGCACTCACCCTGATGCTCTTCGACCACATGCAGAAGAACAGCGCCCACACGGAACACCTCAATTCGATGGTGCAGTCGCTCTACAGCGCGGTGCTGGGACAGAAGATCGCCTACGGTATCAATTTCCCCGACAAGGAAGAGGCCTTCATCTGCGCCCTGTTCCACACTTTCGGCAGGATCATGGTCGCCTTCGCCCTGCCGCGCAAGATGGAGGAGATCAAAGAGATGAGCAGGGAGCGGCGCTGCACCGGCGATGCCGCGGCCCTCGCCCTCCTCGGCGCACGGTTCGAGGATATCGGCATGGCGATTGCCCGGGAGTGGCACTTCCCGCACAAGATCGTCTACAGCATGCACCGGATGCGGGGCCAGGAGATCCTCCCCAACCCCAGCGACCTCGACAAGCTGAACAGTATCGCTACCCTCGCCAACGAGCTCGCCGCGATCCTGGCGACCAGCGCCGACCGCACGGACGCCGACCGGAAGATCGATGAGCTCCTCAAGACATTCAGGAACCACTTCGGCGAGATGAAAGACAAGGTCATGAGCTGGCTCGGCGCTTCGATTCAGGACATGACGGAGTTTTCCGCTATCTTCGATCTCGGGATGAAGGACATCGCCTTCAACAGGCAGCTCGTAAAGTGGTCCGACACCACCGCGCCGAGCGACGCCAGGATCGTCACCGAGCCGCCGCGCGACGACTTCATCTCCGACTCCCTGAAGACCATCGACGTCATCTTCGAGTCCGAGCGGGCCGACACCCCGGAGAGCATCTTCACCAAGGGGATCCAGGACATCAACAACTCCATACTCAGCAACTTCTCGCTGAACGACATCATCAGGATCGTGCTCGAGACCATGTACCGCGGCATGCAGCTCTCGGGAAGGTCGAAGGCGCTGTTCCTGATCAAGGACCCCCATGCCTCGCTCATGCAGATCAGGTTCGGGTTCGGCTCGGACATCGAGGAGCTGAAGAAGTGGCTCAAGATCACCTACGGCGATGCGGGCGATATCTTTACGATGGCGATCGTGAAGCAGAACGATCTCGTGGTCAAAGATATGGACGCCCCCGACATACGGAAGCTCCTTCCCGCATGGTACCGGAGCAGGGCGGCGGACGGCATCTTCCTCGTGCTCCTTCCCATCATCATCAATTCCAAGCCCATCGGGATGTTTTATGTCGAAGGAGAGCGGGAGGGTTTTCAGAGGATATCCGGCGGACACCTGAGCTACCTGAAAATACTTCGTGACCAGACCGTCATGGCGATCAGGCAGAAACAAGGGTACTGA